GACCATTGCCCGAGCGAGTCGCTGCGGCGGCTGATGCTTGATGACCTCGGGCTGCTCCTGCAAACCCGATAGCAGGCGCCCCGTCGGCGCAAGACGGCGGCCGGCGCCGAATGGTGTCGGCCGGACATTTTGACTGTTGCCGGCGCGTCCCAATCCTTATCTTAGCGCATGCCGAAACCTTTGCGCAGGAGGACCAAATGCGACGCTGTCCCGACAACCCGATTTTGACCAGGGCCGACATTCCAGCTCTAAATCCGCAACTGACCGACGTGACCTCGGTATTCAACCCCGGGGCTATCCGACACGGCGACGAGTACATCCTGATGCTGCGGGTGCAGGACCGCGGCCGAGAAACCCACCTGATGGCGGCGCGCAGCCGCGACGGGATCAAGTTTGCGGTGGATCGGCAGGAAGTACGACTGGAGGGGATCGAAATGCTCGATCCGGTTCCGCATCATATATATGATCCGCGTATCACGTTCCTTGAAGGCGCGTATTATATCATGGTTGCCATGGACCGGGCGGTGGACTGTGTGCTGGGCTTGATTCGGACCCGCGATTTCCAACGATTTGAATTCCTGGGTATCTGCTCGGAGCCGCATTTTCGCAACGGCGTGCTGTTCCCGGAAAAGATCGGGGGAAAGTACCTTCGACTCGAACGCCCCAGCCGCGCCGATAACGCCGGGGTGCGGTCCGGAGACACCATCTGGCTGGCCGAGTCCGACGATCTGCTGGCGTGGCGCTCGCTCGGTCCGGTCATTAGCGGACGACCACACTACTGGGATGAACTCATTGGATCGGGTACGCCGCCGGTGCGCACCCGTGCGGGCTGGCTGCACCTGTACCACGGGATCGCAACCCATTTTGCAAGCGTGAATATCTACCAG
The genomic region above belongs to Bacteroidota bacterium and contains:
- a CDS encoding glycoside hydrolase family 130 protein, with protein sequence MTRADIPALNPQLTDVTSVFNPGAIRHGDEYILMLRVQDRGRETHLMAARSRDGIKFAVDRQEVRLEGIEMLDPVPHHIYDPRITFLEGAYYIMVAMDRAVDCVLGLIRTRDFQRFEFLGICSEPHFRNGVLFPEKIGGKYLRLERPSRADNAGVRSGDTIWLAESDDLLAWRSLGPVISGRPHYWDELIGSGTPPVRTRAGWLHLYHGIATHFASVNIYQAGAVLLDLNDPSRVIARSRMNILEPREPYELVGQVPNVVFPSGLVVDEFDAQGFALPNSRVLAYYGAADTCIGLATATISELIDACQEDR